The following proteins are co-located in the Telopea speciosissima isolate NSW1024214 ecotype Mountain lineage chromosome 9, Tspe_v1, whole genome shotgun sequence genome:
- the LOC122638814 gene encoding uncharacterized protein LOC122638814, with protein sequence MAYERKFEELSKYAPHMVATEELRAEQFEQGLRPDVRKAVATFQLKTYTEVIQKAQIYEVVDKGNTQPEGETLKKKFKPYNFKGKWVTNQKKRSQDKGSRVECLKCGKSHKGECLMGTTTCFKCGKSGHYARDCKSGGGYQWPEKTEHIGKKVMENQKQKTPGRVYTLTTKDAEVSPSVVAGIMSVSGMPAYVLFDSGSTHSFVSYEFASMMDVEPKNMDCPLCVSTPSGHVIETDVIYELCAIDINGKRLEANLVLLDMKGFDVILGMDWLTTYHASVLCFEKLVVLRPIGEPEFKISGVKIGAPPSMMISALQARKLLRQGCQGFLAAVHDTTAKELLITDVPIVCDFIDVFPEDLPGIPLDRGVEFGIELLLDTVPISKVPYRMAPIELKELKEQLQELLDKGFIRPSVSPWGAPVLFVKKDDGQNVYSNAFDGNYDTLVAALNRIGYGQMPISKSDGEQIRGDMGVVDHYKHSQTKKESSLHVSLSIEDLYGICKSLKDGFQNHGFRNPRCIPIPCNVAKTCMINITADSERTSPFSQP encoded by the exons ATGGCTTatgaaagaaaatttgaagaactgTCAAAGTATGCTCCGCATATGGTGGCTACTGAGGAGCTGAGGGCTGAACAGTTTGAGCAAGGATTGAGGCCTGATGTTAGAAAAGCAGTGGCTACATTTCAGTTGAAGACTTACACTGAGGTCATTCAGAAGGCCCAGATCTATGAAGTAGTTGACAAAGGGAACACCCAACCTGAGGGTGAGACTCTGAAGAAAAAGTTCAAGCCATATAACTTTAAAGGAAAGTGGGTGACAAACCAAAAGAAGAGATCCCAAGATAAGGGATCCAGAGTGGAATGTCTCAAGTGTGGCAAGAGCCACAAGGGAGAATGCTTGATGGGTACAACAACTTGTTTCAAGTGTGGTAAGAGTGGACACTATGCAAGAGACTGCAAGTCTGGTGGTGGTTACCAATGGCCTGAGAAGACTGAGCATATTGGCAAGAAAGTGATGGAAAACCAGAAACAAAAGACTCCTGGAAGAGTTTATACTTTGACTACCAAGGACGCTGAAGTTTCACCTTCAGTGGTAGCAG GTATAATGAGTGTTTCTGGTATGCCTGCCTATGTCTTATTTGATTCGGGGTCTAcgcactcttttgtttcttatgaGTTTGCCAGTATGATGGATGTGGAACCCAAGAATATGGATTGTCCGTTGTGTGTGTCTACACCTTCTGGACATGTTATAGAGACTGATGTGATCTATGAGTTATGTGCTATAGATATTAATGGGAAGAGACTTGAGGCCAACCTAGTGTTACTAGATATGAAAGGCTTTGATGTAATACTAGGGATGGATTGGCTGACAACTTATCATGCCAGTGTGTTATGTTTTGAAAAGTTGGTGGTTCTAAGACCAATTGGTGAACCAGAATTTAAAATTTCTGGAGTTAAGATTGGAGCACCACCATCAATGATGATTTCTGCTTTACAAGCTAGGAAGTTGCTAAGGCAGGGTTGCCAAGGATTCTTGGCAGCAGTTCATGACACTACAGCCAAAGAATTGTTGATAACTGATGTACCTATAGTGTGTGATTTTATAGATGTCTTTCCGGAGGATTTACCTGGAATACCTCTAGACAGAGGGGTAGAGTTCGGTATTGAACTTTTACTCGACACGGTGCCGATTTCAAAGGTACCGTATAGGATGGCTCCTATTGAGTTGAAGGAATTGAAAGAGCAATTACAAGAGTTACTAGACAAGGGTTTTATTAGACCAAGTGTTTCCCCCTGGGGAGCTCCAGTGCTTTTTGTAAAGAAGGATG ATGGGCAAAATGTGTATTCTAATGCTTTTGATGGCAATTACGACACACTAGTTGCTGCTCTTAACAGAATTGGATATGGTCAGATGCCCATTTCCAAGAGTGATGGTGAACAAATCaga GGGGATATGGGTGTAGTTGATCATTATAAACATTCTCAAACAAAGAAGGAGAGTTCATTGCATGTTTCACTGTCCATAGAGGACCTGTATGGCATTTGTAAGTCACTCAAAGATGGGTTCCAAAACCATGGATTTCGCAATCCAAGGTGCATTCCAATACCATGTAATGTGGCAAAGACATGCATGATCAACATTACTGCCGATTCAGAGAGGACATCACCTTTCAGTCAGCCTTAA